A single genomic interval of Chitinophaga sp. 180180018-3 harbors:
- the fumC gene encoding class II fumarate hydratase, with protein sequence MEFRIEKDTMGEVKVPANAYYGAQTQRSIENFKIAQDINKMPKEIIKAFAYLKKAAAITNLEAGVLPKEKSELIGQVCDEILEGKLDDQFPLVVWQTGSGTQSNMNVNEVVAYRAHVLHGGQLTDKEKFIHPNDDVNKSQSSNDTFPTAMHIAAYKMLKETTIPGIEKLRDTLAKKAEAYKHVVKIGRTHFMDATPLTLGQEISGYVAQLNHGLKAINNSLAHLSELALGGTAVGTGINTPKGYSENVAKNIAKLTGLPFITAENKFEALAAHDAIVESHGALKTVAVSLMKIANDVRMLSSGPRAGIGEIHIPDNEPGSSIMPGKVNPTQCEALTMIAAQVMGNDVAISVGGSNGHFELNVFKPVMIYNFLHSARLIGDGCVSFNDKCAEGIEPIEANIKKHVENSLMLVTALNTKIGYYKAAEIAQKAHKEGTTLKEMAVKLGYVTPAEFDEWVVPAHMVGEIK encoded by the coding sequence ATGGAATTCAGAATAGAGAAAGACACAATGGGCGAGGTGAAAGTGCCTGCTAATGCCTATTATGGCGCTCAAACACAGCGCTCCATTGAAAATTTCAAGATCGCCCAGGATATTAACAAAATGCCTAAGGAGATCATCAAAGCATTTGCTTACCTGAAGAAAGCCGCTGCTATCACCAATCTTGAAGCCGGTGTATTACCGAAAGAAAAAAGTGAGCTGATTGGCCAGGTATGTGATGAGATCCTGGAAGGTAAACTGGATGACCAGTTTCCGCTGGTAGTATGGCAAACAGGTTCCGGTACCCAGTCGAACATGAACGTGAATGAAGTAGTTGCTTACCGCGCACATGTACTGCACGGTGGCCAGCTGACCGATAAAGAAAAATTTATCCACCCGAACGACGATGTGAATAAATCACAATCCTCCAACGATACGTTCCCTACAGCCATGCACATCGCAGCATATAAAATGCTGAAGGAAACAACAATCCCGGGTATAGAAAAACTCCGCGATACCCTCGCAAAGAAAGCAGAAGCTTACAAGCATGTGGTAAAGATCGGCCGCACCCACTTTATGGATGCTACGCCACTCACACTCGGACAGGAAATCAGCGGATATGTAGCCCAGCTGAACCATGGCCTGAAAGCCATCAATAATTCACTGGCGCATCTGAGCGAACTGGCATTGGGCGGTACTGCGGTTGGTACTGGTATTAATACGCCTAAAGGCTATTCAGAGAATGTTGCTAAGAACATCGCAAAATTAACCGGACTGCCATTTATCACCGCCGAAAATAAATTCGAAGCGCTCGCTGCACATGATGCTATCGTTGAATCTCACGGCGCACTGAAAACAGTAGCGGTAAGCCTGATGAAGATAGCCAACGATGTACGCATGCTGAGCTCCGGCCCCCGCGCCGGTATTGGCGAAATCCACATCCCTGATAATGAACCAGGTTCTTCTATCATGCCGGGTAAAGTGAACCCTACGCAATGTGAGGCACTCACAATGATTGCAGCCCAGGTAATGGGTAATGATGTGGCAATCAGCGTAGGAGGCTCTAATGGCCACTTTGAGCTGAATGTGTTCAAACCGGTGATGATTTACAACTTCCTGCACAGCGCCCGCCTGATCGGTGATGGCTGTGTAAGCTTCAACGACAAATGCGCAGAAGGTATAGAACCTATCGAAGCAAATATCAAAAAACATGTGGAAAACTCCCTGATGCTGGTTACTGCGCTGAATACGAAAATCGGCTACTATAAAGCCGCTGAGATTGCACAGAAAGCACATAAGGAAGGAACTACCCTCAAGGAAATGGCAGTAAAACTGGGTTATGTAACTCCTGCTGAATTTGATGAATGGGTGGTGCCTGCACACATGGTGGGAG
- a CDS encoding enoyl-CoA hydratase-related protein: protein MYQTIKTTTEGNVLIITINRPEKMNALNKQVLAELALAVDEVYGNRQIKSAVITGAGEKAFVAGADISEFLTLSDKQGEELAKKGHVIFKRIEACPKPIIAAVNGFALGGGCELAMACHFRLASENAKFGQPEVNLGLIPGYGGTQRLTQLIGKGKAIELMMTGDMITATEALSWGLVNHVLKLEELLPKALAILQKIQAKAPLAVASVIKCVNAALDKEQDGFELELKEFGACFTTKDLQEGAAAFLEKRQANFKGE from the coding sequence ATGTATCAGACGATCAAAACAACAACGGAAGGTAATGTACTGATCATTACTATCAATCGCCCGGAGAAAATGAATGCACTGAACAAACAGGTGTTGGCAGAGCTGGCACTGGCGGTAGACGAAGTATATGGCAACCGGCAGATCAAAAGTGCAGTGATTACCGGCGCCGGAGAAAAGGCATTTGTAGCAGGGGCCGATATCAGCGAATTTCTAACTTTATCAGATAAGCAGGGGGAAGAACTGGCGAAGAAAGGGCATGTCATCTTCAAACGGATTGAAGCCTGCCCCAAGCCCATCATAGCGGCTGTAAACGGTTTTGCACTTGGCGGCGGCTGCGAACTGGCTATGGCCTGTCATTTCCGCCTGGCCAGTGAAAATGCGAAATTCGGCCAGCCTGAAGTGAACCTCGGCCTCATCCCCGGCTATGGAGGTACCCAGCGCCTTACCCAGCTGATAGGAAAAGGTAAAGCCATAGAGCTGATGATGACGGGAGATATGATTACCGCCACGGAAGCCCTGTCATGGGGACTGGTGAACCATGTGCTGAAGCTGGAAGAACTGCTCCCGAAAGCCCTGGCAATACTGCAGAAAATACAAGCCAAAGCCCCGCTGGCCGTGGCGAGCGTGATCAAATGCGTCAATGCTGCACTGGACAAGGAACAGGATGGTTTTGAACTGGAGTTAAAAGAATTCGGCGCCTGTTTCACAACAAAAGACCTGCAGGAGGGCGCTGCAGCCTTTCTGGAAAAAAGACAGGCGAATTTTAAAGGGGAATAG